In Flavobacterium cerinum, one genomic interval encodes:
- a CDS encoding IS1182 family transposase: MYNKSKVVFKDYNPKQNFLLPPSLEELIELNHPVRTVSDVIDGLDLECLIKNYKPGGTSSYHPRMLLKVLVYGYLCNIFSSRRLEEALKQNIHFMWLSGMSRPDHNTINRFRSERLKDEVRSIFTQVVLLLESQGHVSLKTVFTDGTKIEANANRYTFVWGRSIERNKRRIEEQLQDLWEYTQQVAATESKDKTEVEFKAIDKEAVEKTIKKIDTALKGKKICPKVRQKLNYARKNWPANLEKYAKQEDIMGKRNSFCKTDTDATFMRMKEDHMKNGQLKPGYNLQISTHNQFIVNYSLHPNPNDTRTLPEHIKIFKEHYNRLPEELVADAGYGSQENYTLLDNEGVEAYVKYNHFDKDTRTGIPSISLSNPEVAQLRTKAYNLLVTDRGKELRKQRCHDVETVFAQIKNNKGFRRYNLRSKAKAEVETALLAMAHNLKKCPVRTS; encoded by the coding sequence GTGTATAATAAATCAAAAGTAGTCTTTAAAGATTACAATCCCAAGCAAAATTTTCTACTTCCTCCGAGTTTAGAGGAGCTGATAGAACTCAACCATCCAGTAAGAACCGTTTCCGATGTGATTGACGGTCTTGATTTGGAGTGCCTTATTAAGAATTACAAACCAGGCGGCACTTCCAGTTACCATCCCCGCATGCTTCTTAAAGTGTTGGTTTATGGTTATTTGTGCAATATTTTTTCCAGCCGCAGGCTTGAGGAAGCCTTGAAGCAGAATATCCATTTTATGTGGTTAAGCGGTATGAGCCGTCCTGACCATAATACTATAAACCGCTTTAGGAGTGAACGCCTTAAAGATGAGGTACGCAGCATCTTTACCCAGGTTGTATTGCTTTTAGAATCCCAGGGACATGTGAGCCTTAAAACTGTTTTTACCGATGGTACAAAAATAGAAGCCAATGCCAACCGGTACACTTTTGTATGGGGCAGATCCATCGAAAGGAATAAAAGGCGCATAGAAGAGCAGCTTCAGGACTTATGGGAGTATACGCAGCAAGTTGCCGCTACTGAATCTAAAGACAAGACAGAAGTTGAGTTTAAGGCTATTGACAAGGAAGCTGTTGAAAAGACTATTAAGAAGATTGACACCGCCCTTAAAGGCAAAAAGATATGCCCTAAAGTACGGCAGAAGCTTAACTATGCCCGTAAGAACTGGCCTGCAAACCTTGAGAAGTATGCTAAGCAAGAAGATATAATGGGTAAGCGAAACAGCTTTTGTAAGACCGATACTGATGCTACTTTTATGCGGATGAAAGAAGACCACATGAAGAACGGACAGTTAAAACCGGGATATAACTTACAGATAAGCACACACAACCAGTTCATTGTAAATTACTCTTTACACCCTAATCCCAATGATACAAGGACGCTACCCGAACATATAAAAATTTTTAAAGAACACTACAATAGACTACCTGAAGAACTTGTGGCTGATGCAGGTTATGGTTCGCAGGAAAACTACACATTACTTGATAATGAAGGTGTTGAAGCATATGTAAAATATAATCATTTTGACAAAGACACCAGAACAGGAATACCAAGTATCTCTTTATCTAATCCCGAAGTAGCCCAGTTAAGAACAAAAGCTTATAACCTGCTCGTAACCGACAGGGGAAAGGAACTCAGAAAGCAACGCTGTCATGATGTAGAAACCGTTTTTGCCCAGATAAAAAACAACAAAGGCTTCCGCAGGTATAATCTGCGTAGCAAAGCCAAGGCCGAAGTGGAAACGGCATTACTTGCTATGGCTCATAACCTCAAAAAATGCCCTGTTAGGACATCATAA
- a CDS encoding tetratricopeptide repeat-containing sensor histidine kinase: MHRILFFRKLLWSLFILIGFSFSVTAQQLLPVNEKTYADSLSHIVYSKKTDSIRANASFLLSDYWRAKDTVKSRLFLTKGKQLAARNNYLYALYCFYEGQHLSSFKPEKAILTLQKATKKLAAFHTPASYEAAASAWYNAAILQRNKKGDPFVINILLNKSIPLAQKSGKPKKIAHYYSQLGTLFMYNSQFDKAESYNQKAIDLLEKNNPGSTELMLAYLGAVSNYIYKGNNEEAKIMLDKAKNILAPYPESTHYPYYYYNEGLYLITKGYFNNAIKSIDKGVALSKSMNQPTLLQMLIFRKYDIYLQLEQYKNARDLLLSLLKEGTLAAEVNNRKMFYTQLASVNKKMGNLKEAYDWQAQYSKLSDSINDGKLKEKINELEVQFQNAENQKKITALETDKKEAALAAKNNRLFSGLLGATALFFLVIAILAFAFYRNQKKLSEQKEINHQQQLKELQQQQLLSLTEAMLEGEERERRRVARDLHDGLGGMLAGIKIKLSGEMTALNKNPDPVEIQKIIGQLDNSVTELRRIARNMMPETLLRFGLETALKDLCESLQTHEIAVSYEAFNIDNEMPMATQVIIYRIIQEALSNAIRHSEANTIMVQCSQNGKTFFITVEDDGKGFDKRILEQKKGIGITNIENRAKYLNGKVEIHSAPDEGTTINVELDV, translated from the coding sequence ATGCACCGGATTTTGTTTTTCCGAAAATTATTATGGTCCCTTTTTATCCTAATCGGTTTTTCATTTTCTGTTACCGCTCAACAGCTTTTACCGGTTAATGAAAAAACATATGCCGATAGTCTAAGTCATATTGTATATTCTAAGAAAACGGATAGTATCAGAGCCAATGCCAGTTTTTTACTTTCCGATTATTGGAGGGCTAAAGACACCGTTAAAAGCCGTTTATTTCTAACAAAAGGCAAACAACTCGCCGCCAGAAATAATTATCTGTATGCTTTGTATTGTTTTTACGAGGGTCAACATTTGTCATCTTTTAAACCGGAAAAGGCTATTCTTACCTTACAAAAAGCGACAAAAAAACTAGCTGCTTTTCACACTCCGGCCAGTTATGAAGCTGCTGCTTCAGCTTGGTATAATGCTGCCATCTTACAACGCAATAAAAAAGGGGATCCATTTGTGATCAATATATTATTAAACAAGTCCATCCCTTTGGCTCAGAAATCCGGAAAACCGAAAAAAATTGCCCATTATTATTCGCAATTGGGAACACTTTTTATGTATAATTCCCAGTTTGACAAAGCAGAAAGCTATAACCAAAAAGCGATTGATTTGTTAGAAAAAAACAATCCCGGTTCAACCGAATTGATGTTAGCCTATCTCGGCGCTGTAAGTAATTATATCTATAAAGGAAACAACGAAGAGGCCAAAATAATGTTAGATAAAGCCAAAAATATCCTGGCTCCTTATCCCGAATCGACTCATTATCCCTATTATTATTATAACGAAGGACTTTATTTGATTACGAAGGGTTATTTTAACAATGCCATTAAAAGTATCGATAAAGGTGTTGCCTTGTCTAAAAGCATGAACCAACCTACCTTACTCCAAATGCTTATTTTTAGAAAATATGACATCTATCTCCAATTAGAACAATATAAAAATGCCCGGGATTTATTGTTGAGCCTACTTAAGGAAGGGACTTTAGCAGCGGAAGTCAACAATCGGAAAATGTTTTATACCCAATTGGCCAGTGTTAATAAAAAGATGGGAAACCTGAAAGAAGCCTACGATTGGCAAGCCCAATACAGTAAATTAAGCGATAGTATTAATGATGGTAAGCTAAAAGAAAAAATTAACGAGCTGGAAGTACAGTTTCAAAATGCCGAAAATCAGAAAAAGATAACGGCTCTTGAAACGGACAAAAAAGAAGCGGCTCTCGCGGCTAAAAACAATCGCCTTTTTAGCGGACTACTAGGTGCCACGGCCTTGTTCTTTCTTGTAATTGCCATACTCGCATTTGCTTTCTACCGAAATCAGAAAAAGTTATCCGAGCAAAAAGAAATCAACCATCAACAGCAATTAAAAGAGCTTCAACAGCAGCAACTTTTATCGTTAACCGAAGCTATGCTTGAAGGTGAAGAACGGGAACGTCGTCGGGTAGCCCGGGATCTCCATGATGGTTTAGGTGGTATGTTAGCCGGTATAAAGATAAAATTATCAGGAGAAATGACCGCTCTTAATAAAAATCCGGATCCGGTAGAAATTCAAAAAATTATCGGACAGTTAGATAATTCGGTAACCGAATTACGTCGTATTGCCCGTAATATGATGCCGGAAACATTACTTCGTTTTGGCCTTGAAACGGCATTAAAAGACTTATGTGAATCGCTTCAAACGCATGAAATCGCTGTTAGTTATGAAGCCTTTAATATTGATAATGAAATGCCGATGGCAACTCAGGTCATTATTTACCGGATCATTCAGGAAGCTTTATCGAATGCTATCCGCCATTCTGAAGCCAATACCATTATGGTACAATGCAGTCAAAACGGAAAAACATTTTTTATTACTGTCGAAGATGACGGAAAAGGTTTTGATAAGCGCATTCTGGAACAGAAAAAAGGAATCGGTATTACCAATATTGAAAACCGTGCAAAATACCTGAACGGAAAAGTCGAAATTCATTCTGCTCCGGATGAAGGAACCACAATAAATGTAGAATTAGATGTCTGA
- a CDS encoding response regulator, translating to MSDTAKIILAIVDDHPIVIEGLKTLLKSDPRITAVSFINGQSFLDFIESNDVDIVLLDIMLPDYHGIELCKMIKRKVPETVILGLSNQAERSIMMQLLQNGAGGYVLKNANANELLNCISEALEGKLTFSEEAKAIMTKPSQNEWKSIPTLTKREKQILQKIANGETTVAIADELFVSPLTVETHRRNLLQKFGAKNVAELIKMAVEYKFL from the coding sequence ATGTCTGATACCGCAAAAATCATATTGGCCATTGTAGATGATCATCCTATTGTCATTGAAGGCCTGAAAACATTATTAAAAAGTGATCCCCGTATCACCGCTGTCAGCTTTATTAACGGCCAATCCTTTCTTGATTTTATCGAAAGTAACGATGTCGACATTGTATTGCTCGATATTATGCTACCCGACTATCACGGAATCGAGCTGTGTAAAATGATAAAGCGGAAAGTCCCGGAAACCGTTATTCTCGGATTGAGTAATCAAGCGGAACGAAGTATTATGATGCAGTTACTTCAAAACGGCGCCGGAGGTTATGTTTTAAAAAATGCGAATGCCAATGAACTTTTGAATTGTATTTCGGAGGCGCTGGAAGGAAAACTAACTTTTAGTGAAGAGGCCAAAGCGATTATGACAAAACCATCTCAAAATGAATGGAAATCCATTCCGACATTAACTAAAAGGGAAAAGCAGATTTTACAAAAAATTGCTAATGGTGAAACTACCGTTGCTATCGCCGATGAATTATTTGTGAGTCCGTTGACAGTGGAGACACATCGACGAAATTTGCTACAGAAATTCGGCGCTAAAAATGTTGCGGAATTGATTAAAATGGCTGTAGAATATAAATTTTTATAA
- a CDS encoding DUF1801 domain-containing protein: MKPVTNIDQYIGNFPEATQLLLHQIRNSIREVIPEAEEVINYGMPTYQLHGNVVHFAAYKNHIGFYPAPSGIAAFKSELYLYKGAKGSVQFPLDRPLPLQLIQSITLFRAQENTEKARLKKSLRTCTKGHRYYKSSTCPVCPVCESERKPQNDFLSRFSAPARRALEQHHIFSEGDLTRFTEQEILAFHGIGKSSLPKLKEALISAGLHFKST, translated from the coding sequence ATGAAACCGGTTACAAATATCGATCAATATATCGGCAACTTTCCGGAGGCTACCCAGTTATTACTACATCAAATCCGAAACAGTATTAGAGAGGTAATTCCTGAAGCTGAAGAAGTGATCAATTACGGTATGCCTACTTATCAATTACACGGAAATGTCGTGCATTTTGCGGCTTATAAAAATCATATTGGCTTTTACCCGGCTCCATCCGGAATAGCAGCGTTTAAATCGGAATTATACCTTTACAAAGGGGCAAAAGGATCTGTTCAGTTTCCGTTAGATCGTCCGTTACCGTTACAACTAATCCAATCCATTACGCTATTTCGGGCTCAGGAAAATACTGAAAAAGCCCGGTTAAAAAAATCATTGCGAACCTGTACAAAAGGGCATCGCTATTATAAAAGTAGTACCTGTCCGGTGTGTCCGGTTTGTGAATCGGAGAGAAAGCCTCAAAATGATTTTCTATCCCGATTTTCTGCTCCGGCCAGACGTGCTTTAGAACAACATCACATTTTTTCCGAAGGTGATTTAACCCGGTTTACAGAACAGGAAATTTTAGCTTTTCACGGTATCGGAAAAAGTTCGCTTCCCAAACTAAAAGAGGCACTTATTTCTGCCGGTTTACATTTTAAATCTACATGA
- a CDS encoding DUF1801 domain-containing protein, translating into MMNITVTEHIQNRNHPLTAIIMALRQIILEVDNRIAEQIKWNSPSFYYSGAMKPFDPKEYKRDIVVFNLHKEDCVLLVFPTGATIHDTSGLLEGKFTDSRKVVLFKSIDQVMQRKNDLQAIITEWLRLVDTP; encoded by the coding sequence ATGATGAATATAACTGTAACTGAACATATTCAAAACAGGAATCATCCATTGACAGCAATTATTATGGCTTTACGCCAAATTATATTAGAAGTTGACAATCGAATAGCCGAACAAATTAAATGGAATTCTCCGAGTTTTTACTATTCCGGTGCAATGAAACCTTTTGATCCTAAAGAATACAAAAGAGATATTGTTGTTTTTAATTTACACAAAGAAGATTGCGTACTATTGGTATTCCCTACGGGCGCTACAATTCATGATACTTCGGGACTGTTAGAAGGTAAATTTACCGATAGTCGAAAAGTAGTGCTATTCAAGTCAATTGATCAGGTCATGCAGCGGAAAAATGACTTGCAAGCTATTATTACAGAGTGGTTACGATTGGTTGATACACCATAG
- a CDS encoding DNA alkylation repair protein, which yields MTAEQFIVDLNQYQSDIEKVKIQRYFKITNGSLFMGIKMGQLFKVAQDYMDMPLQEVALLLENPIHEIRAGALSIMDKKGRNKKTSDAERKAMFELYMSRLDQINNWDLVDISCQFVVGRYLWDKPRAILYQLAQSDNIWARRTAIVSTGYFLRNKQADDTFAIAAILVNDSEDLIRKAVGGWIRQAGKTDKIRLIRFLDVHAATMPRVMLRYALEHFEPEEKAYYMSLKK from the coding sequence ATGACCGCAGAACAATTTATAGTTGACCTTAATCAGTATCAGTCCGATATAGAGAAAGTGAAAATCCAACGTTATTTTAAAATAACGAATGGGTCGTTGTTTATGGGGATTAAAATGGGACAACTTTTTAAAGTAGCTCAAGATTATATGGATATGCCGTTACAAGAAGTAGCGCTGCTTTTGGAAAATCCAATTCATGAGATACGTGCCGGTGCTTTAAGCATTATGGATAAGAAAGGAAGAAATAAAAAAACTTCTGATGCCGAGCGAAAAGCCATGTTTGAACTTTATATGAGTCGTCTCGATCAGATCAATAATTGGGATTTGGTTGATATAAGTTGTCAGTTTGTTGTGGGACGTTACCTTTGGGATAAACCTAGAGCTATTTTATATCAATTAGCACAATCGGATAATATTTGGGCCAGGCGTACCGCTATTGTAAGCACGGGCTATTTTTTAAGAAATAAACAAGCGGATGATACTTTTGCTATAGCAGCGATATTGGTTAATGATTCGGAAGATCTGATTCGAAAAGCTGTAGGCGGATGGATTCGCCAGGCCGGGAAAACGGATAAAATCCGGTTAATACGTTTTTTGGATGTACACGCAGCTACAATGCCTAGAGTAATGTTGCGTTACGCCTTAGAACATTTTGAACCGGAAGAAAAAGCATATTATATGAGCTTGAAAAAATAA
- a CDS encoding DUF1761 domain-containing protein gives MEVNFLALLLAALSTLVVGFIWYNPKVFGTIWMREAHLTEEQVKTGNMAVIFGMAIVYAFFISFILQFLTIHQYGALGMIGGDVTTAKPSYHAFMADYGTVFRTFKHGMLHGFFAGLFFALPVVGTSALFERRSWKYTLIAGGFWVVSCMIMGGIICAMK, from the coding sequence ATGGAAGTCAACTTTTTAGCGCTTTTATTAGCAGCATTATCCACATTAGTTGTTGGATTTATATGGTATAATCCGAAAGTATTCGGTACTATCTGGATGAGAGAAGCTCATCTAACGGAAGAACAGGTAAAAACCGGTAATATGGCCGTTATTTTCGGAATGGCTATTGTCTATGCTTTCTTTATTTCGTTTATCCTTCAGTTTCTTACAATTCATCAATACGGAGCATTAGGTATGATCGGCGGTGATGTTACTACTGCTAAACCTTCTTATCATGCCTTTATGGCCGACTATGGAACCGTTTTCCGTACTTTTAAACACGGTATGCTTCATGGTTTTTTTGCCGGATTATTTTTCGCCTTGCCTGTAGTGGGTACAAGTGCTTTATTTGAACGCAGATCCTGGAAATATACCTTAATTGCCGGAGGATTCTGGGTAGTAAGTTGCATGATTATGGGCGGAATAATCTGTGCCATGAAATAG
- a CDS encoding GNAT family N-acetyltransferase — MKTDFTYKIYTSSTAIPENWDTLANSNIFLSKAYLKVLEKSAPVNMICHYIGLYHQEELCGIALSQFLDLNKVESFGERDNCLKTSVRNFVFRNFSAHVLFIGNNMLTGQNAFAINDKINTADAIALLLASVNDLKEIFRKRKTKIHLTVFKDFDQSAISHFDIPEFASFYRFTTQPNMIFDIREEWKNETDYVDSLLKKYRDQYKRARKKATGITKRKFTLEDIKTHSDIIHQLYHNVARNAPFNTFFLAENHFYKLKKLLQDDFFFYGYFLDDKLIGFNTLIKNGTVIDTYFLGYDESCQRDKMLYLNMLYDMICYSINQGYKKIIFARTALEIKSSVGAKPLEMFGYIQHSNPFINRYISKLFRSLEPETVWQERNPFK, encoded by the coding sequence GTGAAAACAGACTTTACCTATAAAATTTATACATCATCAACAGCGATTCCTGAAAATTGGGATACACTGGCTAATTCCAATATTTTCCTTAGTAAAGCTTATCTTAAAGTACTGGAGAAATCGGCTCCGGTTAATATGATCTGTCACTATATCGGTTTATATCATCAGGAGGAATTATGCGGAATTGCTTTATCTCAGTTTTTAGATCTTAACAAAGTAGAATCCTTCGGTGAACGGGACAATTGCCTTAAAACTTCCGTTCGAAATTTTGTATTCCGAAATTTTAGTGCTCATGTACTTTTTATCGGGAATAATATGCTGACCGGACAGAATGCTTTTGCTATCAATGATAAAATAAATACTGCTGATGCCATTGCATTGCTATTAGCTTCGGTTAATGATTTAAAAGAAATATTCCGAAAACGAAAAACAAAAATTCATTTAACCGTTTTTAAGGATTTTGATCAATCTGCTATATCGCATTTTGACATCCCTGAATTTGCTTCTTTTTATCGATTCACAACCCAACCTAACATGATATTTGACATCCGTGAGGAATGGAAAAACGAAACCGATTATGTGGATTCATTACTAAAAAAGTATAGAGATCAGTATAAAAGAGCACGAAAAAAAGCAACGGGAATTACTAAACGTAAGTTTACTTTAGAGGACATAAAAACACATTCAGACATCATACATCAATTGTATCATAATGTTGCCCGAAATGCTCCGTTTAATACTTTTTTTCTGGCTGAAAATCATTTTTACAAGCTGAAGAAACTACTTCAGGATGATTTTTTCTTTTACGGTTATTTTCTGGATGACAAATTGATTGGTTTCAATACGCTAATTAAAAACGGAACTGTGATCGACACCTATTTTTTAGGATATGATGAAAGTTGTCAGCGGGATAAAATGTTGTATCTGAATATGCTTTATGATATGATTTGTTATTCGATCAATCAGGGTTACAAAAAAATCATCTTTGCCCGGACTGCTTTGGAAATAAAGAGCTCCGTTGGTGCAAAACCTTTGGAAATGTTCGGCTATATTCAGCATAGTAATCCGTTTATTAACCGTTATATTTCAAAACTTTTCCGTTCTCTCGAACCCGAAACAGTATGGCAGGAACGAAATCCTTTTAAATAA
- a CDS encoding ABC-F family ATP-binding cassette domain-containing protein — MLNIHNLSVSFGGTYLFEEVTFRLGAGDRVGLVGKNGAGKSTMLKILSRELAPDSGSIATEKEVKLGFLKQDIDFVKGRTVLDEAYQAFEEIKNAEMKMDNINHQLATRTDYESQEYSELIEQLSDVTHHYEILGGYNYVGDTEKVLLGLGFKREDFDKATDTFSGGWRMRIELAKLLLQTNDILLLDEPTNHLDIESIIWLESFLRNFPGVVVIVSHDKMFLDNVTNRTIEISLGKIYDFSKPYSEYLIQRHEIREKQLATQKNQAKKIEETEKLIEKFRAKASKASMAQSLIKKLDKVERIEVDEDDNSVMSISFPVSVTPGRVVIEAEHVTKSYGEKTILKDISLLVERGSKIAFVGQNGQGKSTFIKAIVNEFEYQGEIKLGHNVQLGYFAQNQAEYLDGEKTLLDTMTDAATDTNRSKVRDMLGAFLFRGDDVEKKVKVLSGGERNRLALCKLLLQPINVLVMDEPTNHLDIKSKNVLKAALQKFEGTLLLVSHDRDFLQGMSNIVYEFKDQKIREYLGDINFFLEQRNVQNMREVEKKDVVKETVVQKESKTLSYEEQKKQKGLQNKLSKVESQIQELEKEIQKDDKALAEHYEKLMQDASFFSAYEKKKKELDQLLADWELIQEEIESNV, encoded by the coding sequence ATGCTAAATATACACAATTTATCGGTTTCTTTTGGCGGAACTTACTTGTTTGAAGAAGTAACGTTTCGATTGGGAGCAGGTGACAGAGTCGGACTAGTTGGGAAAAACGGAGCTGGAAAATCAACCATGCTTAAAATTCTTTCCAGAGAACTGGCTCCGGATTCAGGAAGCATTGCAACTGAAAAAGAAGTTAAACTGGGATTCTTAAAACAAGATATTGACTTTGTAAAAGGGAGAACGGTTTTGGATGAAGCTTACCAGGCTTTTGAAGAAATTAAAAATGCCGAAATGAAGATGGATAACATCAATCATCAGTTGGCAACCCGAACCGATTATGAAAGTCAGGAGTATTCCGAATTGATCGAACAGTTAAGTGATGTTACCCATCATTATGAAATTTTGGGCGGTTATAACTATGTAGGTGATACCGAAAAAGTATTGCTTGGATTAGGTTTTAAACGGGAAGATTTTGATAAGGCTACCGATACTTTTTCCGGAGGATGGAGAATGCGTATTGAGTTAGCAAAATTGTTACTGCAAACCAATGATATTTTATTATTGGATGAGCCGACAAACCACCTTGATATTGAAAGTATCATCTGGTTGGAAAGCTTTTTACGAAATTTCCCGGGCGTTGTAGTAATCGTTTCCCACGATAAAATGTTCCTGGATAATGTTACCAATAGAACGATTGAGATCTCTCTGGGTAAGATTTACGACTTTAGTAAGCCTTACAGTGAATATCTGATTCAACGTCACGAAATCCGTGAAAAACAATTGGCAACACAGAAAAATCAGGCGAAAAAAATTGAAGAAACGGAAAAACTGATCGAAAAATTCAGAGCCAAAGCTTCTAAAGCCTCAATGGCACAATCCCTGATCAAAAAACTGGATAAAGTAGAGCGTATTGAAGTAGATGAAGATGATAATTCGGTGATGAGTATTTCATTTCCGGTTTCTGTAACGCCGGGACGTGTTGTAATTGAAGCGGAGCATGTAACCAAAAGTTACGGCGAAAAAACGATTTTAAAAGATATTTCGCTTTTGGTAGAGCGTGGTAGTAAAATCGCTTTTGTGGGACAAAACGGTCAGGGAAAATCGACATTTATAAAAGCAATAGTTAATGAATTCGAATATCAGGGCGAAATAAAACTGGGACATAACGTTCAGTTGGGCTATTTCGCTCAAAATCAGGCGGAATATCTGGATGGCGAAAAAACGTTACTGGATACAATGACGGATGCTGCAACGGATACAAATCGTTCGAAGGTAAGAGATATGCTCGGAGCCTTTCTTTTCCGTGGTGATGATGTTGAGAAAAAAGTAAAAGTACTGTCCGGAGGAGAGCGAAACCGATTAGCACTTTGTAAGCTGTTATTACAGCCTATTAATGTGTTGGTAATGGATGAGCCGACAAACCACCTCGATATTAAGTCTAAAAACGTTTTAAAGGCCGCTTTGCAGAAGTTTGAAGGAACTTTGCTGTTAGTGTCTCACGATCGGGATTTCTTACAGGGAATGTCCAATATTGTCTACGAATTTAAAGACCAGAAAATCCGTGAATACTTAGGGGATATTAATTTCTTCCTTGAACAACGCAATGTACAGAATATGCGTGAAGTAGAGAAAAAAGATGTCGTTAAGGAAACGGTGGTGCAGAAAGAGAGTAAGACGCTTTCGTATGAGGAACAAAAAAAACAAAAAGGCCTTCAGAATAAGCTAAGTAAAGTAGAAAGTCAGATTCAGGAACTTGAAAAAGAAATTCAGAAAGATGACAAAGCACTTGCCGAACATTATGAAAAACTAATGCAGGATGCTTCTTTCTTTTCGGCATATGAAAAGAAAAAGAAAGAGTTGGATCAGCTTTTAGCCGACTGGGAACTAATACAAGAAGAAATAGAAAGTAACGTATAA
- a CDS encoding DUF983 domain-containing protein, whose amino-acid sequence MFKKGTKLNSILTGSCPKCQEEGMYVEKNPYKLKSVFEMHEQCSHCGTYYKIEPSFFYGAMYVSYGVGIAFGVAAFVISYLFLGSTLKTAFIAIILTLIVFMPIIMRLSRNIWINFFVHYDKDWKNHINKNN is encoded by the coding sequence ATGTTTAAAAAAGGAACCAAACTCAATAGTATCCTGACCGGAAGTTGCCCAAAATGTCAGGAAGAAGGCATGTATGTTGAGAAAAACCCATATAAACTAAAGAGTGTTTTTGAGATGCATGAACAATGCAGTCATTGCGGCACTTATTACAAAATTGAGCCGTCGTTTTTTTATGGCGCCATGTATGTAAGCTATGGTGTAGGTATTGCCTTCGGCGTAGCCGCATTTGTCATTTCCTATCTGTTTTTGGGATCAACACTTAAAACCGCATTTATCGCCATAATTTTAACTCTAATTGTTTTTATGCCGATCATTATGCGTTTGTCCCGTAATATCTGGATTAACTTTTTTGTCCATTATGACAAGGACTGGAAAAATCACATTAATAAAAACAACTAA